In Anabaena cylindrica PCC 7122, a single genomic region encodes these proteins:
- a CDS encoding tyrosine-type recombinase/integrase → MKIDRHGKAKVLTQEEIQRLFTEGLTTARDRTLCAVMLYTGCRVNEAVTLKITDVYDKKGRIRPELILRKGNTKGQLATRTIPVLEDLKHFLEQYQPPTTSEGFLFPGRWGRGHLHSDSASIIFREGCQQVDIEGASTHSFRRTALTLMSNAGIPLRVIQEISGHRNLEQLQRYLEVETSQVRGAIAALSMLTPVANSHHTDDTSITSIRVSTDS, encoded by the coding sequence GTGAAAATAGACAGACACGGCAAAGCCAAGGTGCTTACACAAGAAGAAATCCAGCGATTATTTACAGAAGGATTAACCACTGCTAGAGATCGCACCCTTTGTGCTGTCATGCTGTACACAGGTTGCCGTGTCAACGAAGCTGTCACCCTAAAAATAACCGATGTCTACGACAAAAAAGGCAGAATTCGCCCAGAACTCATCCTTCGCAAAGGCAATACCAAAGGGCAACTAGCTACCCGCACCATTCCCGTCCTAGAGGACTTGAAGCACTTCCTAGAACAATATCAACCCCCAACTACCAGTGAGGGATTTCTGTTTCCCGGTAGATGGGGACGGGGACATCTGCATTCGGACTCCGCCAGTATTATCTTTAGAGAAGGTTGTCAGCAAGTTGATATCGAAGGAGCAAGTACCCACAGCTTCCGCAGAACTGCCTTGACATTGATGAGCAACGCCGGCATCCCCCTGCGGGTAATTCAAGAAATTAGTGGACACAGAAACCTAGAGCAACTGCAACGATATCTAGAAGTAGAAACCTCCCAGGTACGCGGTGCGATCGCAGCCCTTTCCATGCTCACCCCAGTTGCCAACTCCCATCATACCGATGACACAAGTATCACCAGTATAAGGGTTTCAACTGACTCCTAG
- a CDS encoding ParA family protein — protein sequence MLSCACVSLSGGQGKSTVTFFLSLLLASQGKRVLAVDCDPQANLTFYLNHEVAANQPTLLEVLTGAVSTEDGIYPTPQENLFLIPADRSLFKVADFLSSSGAGAFILKLRLQKVEKLFDYVVIDVQPSRSQICLTAVGAANKVLIPVEATTKGVNSLIDTLDFLQEQASIMAFSGEVLGVIPFRDRWIGRTQSLDSKDTIAAMKEFAGNIPILPSIRESEQFKRAIRTGKLLSELGYPDLQYPFEQIIQALIP from the coding sequence TTGCTTTCCTGCGCTTGTGTATCGCTTTCTGGTGGACAGGGTAAGAGTACAGTTACCTTCTTTCTCTCCCTGTTACTGGCCTCCCAAGGAAAACGGGTGTTGGCGGTTGACTGTGACCCCCAAGCAAATCTCACCTTCTACCTAAATCATGAAGTAGCAGCTAATCAACCGACTTTATTAGAAGTGCTGACTGGGGCTGTATCTACAGAAGACGGTATTTATCCCACCCCACAGGAAAATCTTTTTCTCATCCCTGCTGATAGAAGCTTATTTAAAGTTGCTGACTTTCTCAGTTCCTCCGGTGCAGGAGCATTCATCCTCAAGCTCAGACTGCAAAAAGTTGAAAAGCTGTTTGATTACGTTGTCATTGACGTTCAACCTTCGAGATCGCAAATTTGCCTCACAGCTGTAGGCGCAGCTAATAAAGTTCTCATTCCTGTAGAAGCCACAACCAAAGGTGTTAACTCCCTCATTGACACCCTAGATTTTTTACAAGAGCAAGCATCAATTATGGCCTTCTCTGGTGAAGTCCTGGGCGTAATCCCCTTCCGAGATCGCTGGATCGGCAGAACCCAATCACTTGATTCAAAAGATACCATAGCAGCGATGAAAGAATTTGCTGGCAACATCCCCATCCTGCCTTCCATTAGAGAATCTGAGCAGTTCAAACGTGCCATAAGAACTGGAAAACTATTGTCTGAGCTTGGTTATCCAGACCTGCAATATCCCTTCGAGCAAATTATCCAAGCCTTAATCCCATGA